In one window of Camelus dromedarius isolate mCamDro1 chromosome 7, mCamDro1.pat, whole genome shotgun sequence DNA:
- the WDR91 gene encoding WD repeat-containing protein 91 isoform X1: MAEAVERTDELVREYLLFRGFTHTLRQLDAEIKADKEKGFRVDKIVDQLQQLMQVYDLAALRDYWSYLERRLFSRLEDMYRPTINKLKTSLFRFYLVYTIQTNRNDKAQEFFVKQATELQNQAEWKDWFVLPFLPSPDTNPTFATYFSRQWADTFIVSLHNFLSVLFQCMPVPVILNFDAECQRTNQVQEENEVLRQKLFALQAEIHRLKKEEQQPEEEEALVQHKLPPYVSNMDRLGDSELAMVCSQRNASLSQSPRVGFLSSLLPQSKKSPSRLSPAQGPPQAQSSAKKESFGSQTAKGREPASAPKDGKNLFSGLATGESSWSQHRQRRLQDHGKERKELLSMTLQCAEKKPEAGGLEAEPCPELHVEALETLTRAPTAGPEGGGVCPEQPFIVLGQEEYGEHHSSIMHCRVDCSGRRVASLDVDGVIKVWSFNPIMQTKASSISKSPLLSLEWATKRDRLLLLGSGVGTVRLYDTEAKKNLCEININEDMPRILSLACSPSGASFVCSAAAPSLAAQVDLSAPDISSKGANYVPGRLLLWDTKAMKQQLQFSLDPEPIAINCTAFNHNGNLLVTGAADGVIRLFDMQQHECAMSWKAHCGEVCSVEFSYDENAVYSVGEDGKFIQWNIHKSGLKVSEYSLPADATGPFVLSGYSGYKQVQVPRGRLFAFDSEGNYMLTCSATGGVIYKLCGDEKVLESCLSLGGHRAPVVTVDWSTAMDCGTCLTASMDGKIKLTTLLAHKL; the protein is encoded by the exons ATGGCGGAGGCGGTGGAGCGCACAGATGAGCTGGTCCGCGAGTATCTGCTCTTCCGCGGCTTCACGCACACATTGCGGCAGCTGGACGCCGAGATCAAGGCAGACAAGGAGAAGGGGTTCCGG GTGGACAAGATTGTGGACCAGCTGCAGCAGTTGATGCAGGTGTATGACTTGGCTGCCCTTCGGGATTATTGGAGCTACCTGGAGCGTCGGCTCTTCAGCCGCTTGGAGGATATGTATAGACCCACCATCAACAAGCTGAAAACCAGCCTGTTCCGCTTTTATCTCGTCTACACAATCCAG ACAAACAGAAATGACAAGGCTCAGGAGTTCTTTGTGAAGCAGGCCACAGAGCTCCAGAACCAGGCCGAGTGGAAGGATTGGTTTGTCCTGCCCTTCCTGCCGTCCCCAGACACCAACCCCACCTTTGCCACCTACTTTTCTCGCCAGTGGGCCGACACCTTCATCGTGTCCCTGCACAACTTCCTGAGCGTCCTGTTTCAGTGCATG CCAGTTCCCGTGATACTGAACTTTGATGCGGAATGCCAGAGGACCAACCAGgttcaagaagaaaatgaagttctGCGCCAGAAG CTGTTCGCACTGCAAGCCGAAATCCACCGACTGAAGAAAGAAGAGCAACAGCCGGAAGAGGAGGAGGCCTTGGTCCAACACAAATTGCCCCCTTATGTCTCCAACATGGACCGCCTGGGGGACTCAGAACT GGCCATGGTGTGCAGCCAGAGGAACGCGTCTCTCTCCCAGTCACCGCGCGTGGGCTTCCTGTCCTCGCTGCTGCCTCAGAGTAAGAAGAGCCCCTCGAGGTTGTCGCCTGCCCAGGGCCCCCCTCAGGCTCAGAGCTCGGCCAAGAAGGAGTCCTTTGGCAGCCAG ACCGCCAAGGGCAGGGAGCCAGCGAGCGCACCCAAGGACGGGAAGAACCTCTTCAGCGGACTGGCCACGGGGGAGTCCAGCTGGTCGCAGCACCGGCAGCGGCGTCTGCAGGATCATGGCAAGGAACGGAAGGAGCTCCTCTCCATGACTCTGCAG TGTGCAGAGAAGAAGCCTGAAGCTGGTGGCCTGGAGGCAGAGCCTTGCCCAGAGCTCCACGTGGAGGCACTGGAGACACTGACGCGGGCCCCCACAGCAGGCCCTGAGGGTGGGGGTGTCTGCCCCGAGCAGCCATTCATtgtgctggggcaggaggagtACGGAGAGCACCACTCCTCCATCATGCACTGCAG AGTGGACTGCTCGGGGAGGAGGGTCGCCAGCTTAGATGTGGACGGGGTCATCAAAGTGTGGTCCTTCAACCCCATCATGCAGACCAAGGCGTCCTCCATTTCCAAGTCACCGCTGCTCTCTTTAGAGTGGGCCACCAAGCGGGACAGGCTG CTCCTGCTGGGCAGTGGCGTGGGGACTGTGCGCCTGTATGACACAGAGGCCAAGAAGAATCTCTGTGAGATCAACATCAATGAAGATATGCCAAG AATCCTGTCTCTGGCCTGCAGCCCCAGCGGGGCCTCTTTCGTCTGTTCCGCCGCAGCTCCGAGCCTCGCTGCCCAGGTGGACTTGTCAGCGCCGGACATCAGCAGCAAGGGTGCTAACTACGTTCCTGGAAGGCTGCTGCTGTGGGACACGAAAGCCATGAAGCAGCAG CTCCAGTTCTCCTTGGATCCAGAGCCCATTGCCATCAACTGCACAGCCTTCAACCACAATGGGAACCTGCTGGTCACGGGGGCGGCGGACGGCGTCATCCGGCTGTTCG ATATGCAGCAGCACGAATGCGCCATGAGCTGGAAGGCCCACTGCGGGGAGGTCTGCTCTGTGGAGTTCAGCTACGACGAGAACGCGGTGTACAGCGTCGGTGAGGACGGGAAG TTCATCCAGTGGAACATCCACAAGAGTGGCTTGAAGGTGTCTGAGTACAGCCTCCCTGCGGACGCCACGGGCCCCTTTGTGCTGTCCGGGTACAGCGGCTACAAGCAGGTTCAAGTCCCCCGGGGCCGACTCTTCGCCTTTGACTCGGAGGGAAACTACATGCTGACGTGTTCTGCCACAGGGGGTGTCATCTACAAG
- the WDR91 gene encoding WD repeat-containing protein 91 isoform X3, translating into MQVYDLAALRDYWSYLERRLFSRLEDMYRPTINKLKTSLFRFYLVYTIQTNRNDKAQEFFVKQATELQNQAEWKDWFVLPFLPSPDTNPTFATYFSRQWADTFIVSLHNFLSVLFQCMPVPVILNFDAECQRTNQVQEENEVLRQKLFALQAEIHRLKKEEQQPEEEEALVQHKLPPYVSNMDRLGDSELAMVCSQRNASLSQSPRVGFLSSLLPQSKKSPSRLSPAQGPPQAQSSAKKESFGSQTAKGREPASAPKDGKNLFSGLATGESSWSQHRQRRLQDHGKERKELLSMTLQCAEKKPEAGGLEAEPCPELHVEALETLTRAPTAGPEGGGVCPEQPFIVLGQEEYGEHHSSIMHCRVDCSGRRVASLDVDGVIKVWSFNPIMQTKASSISKSPLLSLEWATKRDRLLLLGSGVGTVRLYDTEAKKNLCEININEDMPRILSLACSPSGASFVCSAAAPSLAAQVDLSAPDISSKGANYVPGRLLLWDTKAMKQQLQFSLDPEPIAINCTAFNHNGNLLVTGAADGVIRLFDMQQHECAMSWKAHCGEVCSVEFSYDENAVYSVGEDGKFIQWNIHKSGLKVSEYSLPADATGPFVLSGYSGYKQVQVPRGRLFAFDSEGNYMLTCSATGGVIYKLCGDEKVLESCLSLGGHRAPVVTVDWSTAMDCGTCLTASMDGKIKLTTLLAHKL; encoded by the exons ATGCAGGTGTATGACTTGGCTGCCCTTCGGGATTATTGGAGCTACCTGGAGCGTCGGCTCTTCAGCCGCTTGGAGGATATGTATAGACCCACCATCAACAAGCTGAAAACCAGCCTGTTCCGCTTTTATCTCGTCTACACAATCCAG ACAAACAGAAATGACAAGGCTCAGGAGTTCTTTGTGAAGCAGGCCACAGAGCTCCAGAACCAGGCCGAGTGGAAGGATTGGTTTGTCCTGCCCTTCCTGCCGTCCCCAGACACCAACCCCACCTTTGCCACCTACTTTTCTCGCCAGTGGGCCGACACCTTCATCGTGTCCCTGCACAACTTCCTGAGCGTCCTGTTTCAGTGCATG CCAGTTCCCGTGATACTGAACTTTGATGCGGAATGCCAGAGGACCAACCAGgttcaagaagaaaatgaagttctGCGCCAGAAG CTGTTCGCACTGCAAGCCGAAATCCACCGACTGAAGAAAGAAGAGCAACAGCCGGAAGAGGAGGAGGCCTTGGTCCAACACAAATTGCCCCCTTATGTCTCCAACATGGACCGCCTGGGGGACTCAGAACT GGCCATGGTGTGCAGCCAGAGGAACGCGTCTCTCTCCCAGTCACCGCGCGTGGGCTTCCTGTCCTCGCTGCTGCCTCAGAGTAAGAAGAGCCCCTCGAGGTTGTCGCCTGCCCAGGGCCCCCCTCAGGCTCAGAGCTCGGCCAAGAAGGAGTCCTTTGGCAGCCAG ACCGCCAAGGGCAGGGAGCCAGCGAGCGCACCCAAGGACGGGAAGAACCTCTTCAGCGGACTGGCCACGGGGGAGTCCAGCTGGTCGCAGCACCGGCAGCGGCGTCTGCAGGATCATGGCAAGGAACGGAAGGAGCTCCTCTCCATGACTCTGCAG TGTGCAGAGAAGAAGCCTGAAGCTGGTGGCCTGGAGGCAGAGCCTTGCCCAGAGCTCCACGTGGAGGCACTGGAGACACTGACGCGGGCCCCCACAGCAGGCCCTGAGGGTGGGGGTGTCTGCCCCGAGCAGCCATTCATtgtgctggggcaggaggagtACGGAGAGCACCACTCCTCCATCATGCACTGCAG AGTGGACTGCTCGGGGAGGAGGGTCGCCAGCTTAGATGTGGACGGGGTCATCAAAGTGTGGTCCTTCAACCCCATCATGCAGACCAAGGCGTCCTCCATTTCCAAGTCACCGCTGCTCTCTTTAGAGTGGGCCACCAAGCGGGACAGGCTG CTCCTGCTGGGCAGTGGCGTGGGGACTGTGCGCCTGTATGACACAGAGGCCAAGAAGAATCTCTGTGAGATCAACATCAATGAAGATATGCCAAG AATCCTGTCTCTGGCCTGCAGCCCCAGCGGGGCCTCTTTCGTCTGTTCCGCCGCAGCTCCGAGCCTCGCTGCCCAGGTGGACTTGTCAGCGCCGGACATCAGCAGCAAGGGTGCTAACTACGTTCCTGGAAGGCTGCTGCTGTGGGACACGAAAGCCATGAAGCAGCAG CTCCAGTTCTCCTTGGATCCAGAGCCCATTGCCATCAACTGCACAGCCTTCAACCACAATGGGAACCTGCTGGTCACGGGGGCGGCGGACGGCGTCATCCGGCTGTTCG ATATGCAGCAGCACGAATGCGCCATGAGCTGGAAGGCCCACTGCGGGGAGGTCTGCTCTGTGGAGTTCAGCTACGACGAGAACGCGGTGTACAGCGTCGGTGAGGACGGGAAG TTCATCCAGTGGAACATCCACAAGAGTGGCTTGAAGGTGTCTGAGTACAGCCTCCCTGCGGACGCCACGGGCCCCTTTGTGCTGTCCGGGTACAGCGGCTACAAGCAGGTTCAAGTCCCCCGGGGCCGACTCTTCGCCTTTGACTCGGAGGGAAACTACATGCTGACGTGTTCTGCCACAGGGGGTGTCATCTACAAG
- the WDR91 gene encoding WD repeat-containing protein 91 isoform X2, whose protein sequence is MTCLKLPSKSGASPRLEPRAPFSTPASEQVDKIVDQLQQLMQVYDLAALRDYWSYLERRLFSRLEDMYRPTINKLKTSLFRFYLVYTIQTNRNDKAQEFFVKQATELQNQAEWKDWFVLPFLPSPDTNPTFATYFSRQWADTFIVSLHNFLSVLFQCMPVPVILNFDAECQRTNQVQEENEVLRQKLFALQAEIHRLKKEEQQPEEEEALVQHKLPPYVSNMDRLGDSELAMVCSQRNASLSQSPRVGFLSSLLPQSKKSPSRLSPAQGPPQAQSSAKKESFGSQTAKGREPASAPKDGKNLFSGLATGESSWSQHRQRRLQDHGKERKELLSMTLQCAEKKPEAGGLEAEPCPELHVEALETLTRAPTAGPEGGGVCPEQPFIVLGQEEYGEHHSSIMHCRVDCSGRRVASLDVDGVIKVWSFNPIMQTKASSISKSPLLSLEWATKRDRLLLLGSGVGTVRLYDTEAKKNLCEININEDMPRILSLACSPSGASFVCSAAAPSLAAQVDLSAPDISSKGANYVPGRLLLWDTKAMKQQLQFSLDPEPIAINCTAFNHNGNLLVTGAADGVIRLFDMQQHECAMSWKAHCGEVCSVEFSYDENAVYSVGEDGKFIQWNIHKSGLKVSEYSLPADATGPFVLSGYSGYKQVQVPRGRLFAFDSEGNYMLTCSATGGVIYKLCGDEKVLESCLSLGGHRAPVVTVDWSTAMDCGTCLTASMDGKIKLTTLLAHKL, encoded by the exons ATGACTTGCCTGAAGTTACCCAGCAAGTCAGGAGCATCGCcgaggctggagcccagggctcCCTTCTCCACCCCAGCCTCCGAGCAG GTGGACAAGATTGTGGACCAGCTGCAGCAGTTGATGCAGGTGTATGACTTGGCTGCCCTTCGGGATTATTGGAGCTACCTGGAGCGTCGGCTCTTCAGCCGCTTGGAGGATATGTATAGACCCACCATCAACAAGCTGAAAACCAGCCTGTTCCGCTTTTATCTCGTCTACACAATCCAG ACAAACAGAAATGACAAGGCTCAGGAGTTCTTTGTGAAGCAGGCCACAGAGCTCCAGAACCAGGCCGAGTGGAAGGATTGGTTTGTCCTGCCCTTCCTGCCGTCCCCAGACACCAACCCCACCTTTGCCACCTACTTTTCTCGCCAGTGGGCCGACACCTTCATCGTGTCCCTGCACAACTTCCTGAGCGTCCTGTTTCAGTGCATG CCAGTTCCCGTGATACTGAACTTTGATGCGGAATGCCAGAGGACCAACCAGgttcaagaagaaaatgaagttctGCGCCAGAAG CTGTTCGCACTGCAAGCCGAAATCCACCGACTGAAGAAAGAAGAGCAACAGCCGGAAGAGGAGGAGGCCTTGGTCCAACACAAATTGCCCCCTTATGTCTCCAACATGGACCGCCTGGGGGACTCAGAACT GGCCATGGTGTGCAGCCAGAGGAACGCGTCTCTCTCCCAGTCACCGCGCGTGGGCTTCCTGTCCTCGCTGCTGCCTCAGAGTAAGAAGAGCCCCTCGAGGTTGTCGCCTGCCCAGGGCCCCCCTCAGGCTCAGAGCTCGGCCAAGAAGGAGTCCTTTGGCAGCCAG ACCGCCAAGGGCAGGGAGCCAGCGAGCGCACCCAAGGACGGGAAGAACCTCTTCAGCGGACTGGCCACGGGGGAGTCCAGCTGGTCGCAGCACCGGCAGCGGCGTCTGCAGGATCATGGCAAGGAACGGAAGGAGCTCCTCTCCATGACTCTGCAG TGTGCAGAGAAGAAGCCTGAAGCTGGTGGCCTGGAGGCAGAGCCTTGCCCAGAGCTCCACGTGGAGGCACTGGAGACACTGACGCGGGCCCCCACAGCAGGCCCTGAGGGTGGGGGTGTCTGCCCCGAGCAGCCATTCATtgtgctggggcaggaggagtACGGAGAGCACCACTCCTCCATCATGCACTGCAG AGTGGACTGCTCGGGGAGGAGGGTCGCCAGCTTAGATGTGGACGGGGTCATCAAAGTGTGGTCCTTCAACCCCATCATGCAGACCAAGGCGTCCTCCATTTCCAAGTCACCGCTGCTCTCTTTAGAGTGGGCCACCAAGCGGGACAGGCTG CTCCTGCTGGGCAGTGGCGTGGGGACTGTGCGCCTGTATGACACAGAGGCCAAGAAGAATCTCTGTGAGATCAACATCAATGAAGATATGCCAAG AATCCTGTCTCTGGCCTGCAGCCCCAGCGGGGCCTCTTTCGTCTGTTCCGCCGCAGCTCCGAGCCTCGCTGCCCAGGTGGACTTGTCAGCGCCGGACATCAGCAGCAAGGGTGCTAACTACGTTCCTGGAAGGCTGCTGCTGTGGGACACGAAAGCCATGAAGCAGCAG CTCCAGTTCTCCTTGGATCCAGAGCCCATTGCCATCAACTGCACAGCCTTCAACCACAATGGGAACCTGCTGGTCACGGGGGCGGCGGACGGCGTCATCCGGCTGTTCG ATATGCAGCAGCACGAATGCGCCATGAGCTGGAAGGCCCACTGCGGGGAGGTCTGCTCTGTGGAGTTCAGCTACGACGAGAACGCGGTGTACAGCGTCGGTGAGGACGGGAAG TTCATCCAGTGGAACATCCACAAGAGTGGCTTGAAGGTGTCTGAGTACAGCCTCCCTGCGGACGCCACGGGCCCCTTTGTGCTGTCCGGGTACAGCGGCTACAAGCAGGTTCAAGTCCCCCGGGGCCGACTCTTCGCCTTTGACTCGGAGGGAAACTACATGCTGACGTGTTCTGCCACAGGGGGTGTCATCTACAAG